A part of Desulfonatronovibrio magnus genomic DNA contains:
- a CDS encoding ATP-binding protein: MLPILCYRTAVASLKLANSPDFKLITPCSLLVQDLLVAKRELSLAKQLKKLSRYHALIIDDIGYLPAQPVPED; the protein is encoded by the coding sequence ATGCTCCCTATTCTTTGTTACAGGACTGCAGTGGCAAGCCTTAAACTAGCAAACTCACCTGACTTCAAGCTCATCACCCCCTGCAGCCTCCTGGTTCAGGATCTGCTGGTTGCCAAGCGGGAGCTTAGTCTGGCCAAACAACTGAAGAAGCTTTCCAGGTATCATGCATTGATCATTGATGACATAGGATATCTACCAGCCCAACCTGTTCCAGAAGATTAA
- a CDS encoding ATP-binding protein translates to MKFNGNKFIPRLLACPDHSFFLFGPRGTGKTTWLNQVLGDSLRLDLLDSSLHLELMKDPHRLEALTGHLKTGQWVVLDEIQKNPALLDEVHRILESRGLRFALCGSSARKLRRGGANLLAGRALTLTMEGFTAHELRDRFDLSQALNWGLLPIVYRNPDLAPDILSAYVDTYLKEEIRAEGLIRHEPPFLRFMSIAGQMNAQMVNSQGLARDAGVARSTIDGYFSILVDTLLGHFLPAWRPGFKVRETARPKFFWFDPGVARAAAGWLRDPIDRTWQGAALETLVFHELRVFNQVSRKHRPIYFYRTPAGVEVDFIIETAIHSSHSSGRVVALEVKRSDSWRREWESPMRSLAAQNKIKVEKMIAVYTGQRVYRFDGLDVLPVEKFITALHKGEIF, encoded by the coding sequence ATGAAATTTAATGGTAACAAGTTCATACCAAGGCTTCTGGCTTGCCCTGACCATTCCTTTTTTCTCTTCGGACCAAGAGGCACGGGAAAGACAACCTGGCTCAATCAGGTTCTTGGTGATTCCCTGCGCCTTGACCTGCTCGATTCATCGCTTCATCTGGAACTTATGAAGGATCCTCATCGTCTTGAGGCTTTAACCGGTCATCTGAAAACAGGACAATGGGTTGTGCTGGACGAAATCCAGAAAAACCCGGCGTTGTTGGACGAAGTGCACAGAATCCTGGAATCCAGGGGCCTCAGGTTCGCGCTGTGCGGGTCTTCGGCCCGCAAACTTCGAAGGGGCGGGGCCAATCTTCTGGCTGGAAGGGCATTGACCCTTACAATGGAAGGTTTTACAGCCCATGAACTGCGTGACAGGTTTGACCTTAGCCAGGCCCTGAACTGGGGACTTCTGCCCATAGTGTACAGAAACCCGGATCTGGCCCCGGATATACTTTCCGCGTATGTAGATACTTACCTTAAGGAGGAAATAAGGGCCGAGGGACTGATCCGTCATGAACCGCCGTTTCTGCGTTTTATGAGTATCGCCGGGCAGATGAACGCCCAGATGGTCAACTCCCAGGGACTGGCAAGAGATGCGGGAGTAGCCCGCAGCACTATTGATGGATACTTCTCGATTCTTGTGGATACCCTGCTAGGACACTTCCTTCCGGCCTGGCGTCCAGGCTTCAAAGTCAGGGAAACCGCAAGGCCTAAATTTTTCTGGTTTGATCCAGGTGTGGCCCGGGCAGCAGCCGGCTGGCTGCGTGACCCGATTGACAGGACCTGGCAGGGCGCGGCCCTTGAAACACTCGTGTTTCATGAACTCAGAGTTTTTAACCAGGTCAGCCGTAAACACCGCCCCATTTATTTCTACAGGACTCCGGCCGGAGTTGAAGTGGACTTCATTATCGAGACAGCAATACACAGCTCACACTCTTCAGGCCGAGTTGTGGCCCTGGAGGTTAAACGCTCTGACTCGTGGCGCAGGGAATGGGAATCTCCTATGCGCTCCCTGGCAGCTCAGAATAAGATTAAGGTGGAAAAAATGATTGCCGTGTATACAGGCCAGAGAGTTTACAGGTTTGACGGGCTGGATGTCCTGCCCGTTGAAAAATTTATCACCGCCCTGCATAAAGGAGAAATCTTCTGA
- a CDS encoding nucleotidyltransferase domain-containing protein: protein MDLNQNEVKALTRLKTFLQDQENFVDFRVYGSKARGSSTPESDIDVLIIVREFDSNLQSLIDDMIFELNLEYDCLISAVIFNQDELVSGPMSESPLYRNAMQEGVSV, encoded by the coding sequence ATGGACCTGAATCAAAATGAAGTAAAGGCGTTAACCAGACTGAAAACTTTTCTGCAGGATCAAGAGAATTTTGTCGATTTCCGGGTTTATGGCTCCAAGGCCAGGGGATCATCCACGCCTGAATCTGACATTGATGTCCTGATCATTGTCAGGGAATTTGACAGTAATTTGCAATCGTTGATTGATGATATGATATTTGAGTTGAATCTGGAATATGATTGCCTTATCTCAGCAGTTATTTTCAATCAAGATGAACTTGTGTCCGGACCAATGTCTGAGTCACCCCTGTACAGGAATGCCATGCAGGAAGGCGTAAGCGTGTGA
- a CDS encoding HEPN domain-containing protein: protein MSSPEEKRKELASYRIKQAEESLDEARYLLSGGKSPRSIMNRIYYAMFYSVLALLIYEPYSSSKHSGVLSYFNKNFIRNEVFDKEMGRTLNKAFELRQREDYREYSHLTALEATDFIEKAEAFVKKVSDYLKQMDKI, encoded by the coding sequence GTGAGCAGTCCAGAGGAAAAAAGAAAAGAGCTTGCCAGTTATCGCATAAAGCAGGCGGAAGAAAGTCTGGATGAGGCCCGGTATCTTCTTTCAGGAGGAAAAAGTCCTCGTTCAATCATGAACAGGATTTACTATGCCATGTTTTACAGCGTACTGGCGTTGCTTATTTACGAGCCTTACTCTTCCTCAAAGCATAGCGGCGTATTGAGCTACTTTAATAAAAACTTCATCAGAAATGAGGTTTTTGACAAAGAGATGGGACGTACTTTGAATAAGGCCTTTGAGCTGCGGCAAAGAGAAGACTACAGGGAATACTCGCATCTGACTGCTTTGGAGGCGACTGATTTTATTGAAAAAGCAGAGGCATTTGTCAAAAAAGTAAGTGATTATCTGAAGCAGATGGATAAAATATAA
- a CDS encoding PhoH family protein, protein MSQKNYILDTNVLIENPQSMDILRNGSENNVFIPYHVLMELNKLKTEPRLAHIVSKVVETLEKNKDHIRIIRNEELSTAYTDIADNYILSEISSNPEIHNPILVTNDKLLRLQAGLLNIHSEEFKHSRPFESESQLYTGFREENDDPIPNSFTWENGKPVFHGPNGKKVINYTLDIWKVTPRSIYQNLALELMQNPGIDLVTIQSEAGYGKTFLALASALELVLSKKEYSKIHIVKPTHEIGPKLGYLPGDISEKIAPYIRYILNLLQKLHEIRKAGKIFLDADESTLKLNPKKIEILPLTFVRGMTIENSFVIIDETQNLSRYEIRSLLSRMGEGVKCVCLGDTRQVDNPHLNESNNGLNWIVKKMKGLNNYAHLVLKGDKSRGPITDMVIKSRL, encoded by the coding sequence ATGAGTCAAAAAAACTATATCCTGGATACCAATGTTCTCATTGAAAACCCTCAAAGCATGGATATCCTGAGAAATGGTTCTGAAAACAATGTCTTTATCCCCTACCACGTCCTAATGGAACTCAACAAGCTAAAAACAGAGCCCAGACTGGCCCATATAGTCAGCAAAGTTGTTGAAACTCTGGAAAAAAATAAGGACCATATCCGTATTATTCGCAATGAAGAGCTTAGCACAGCCTATACCGACATCGCAGACAACTACATTCTCTCAGAAATTAGCTCCAATCCTGAAATACATAACCCCATCCTGGTTACCAACGACAAGCTCCTGAGGCTGCAGGCCGGACTTTTAAATATACACAGCGAGGAGTTCAAACACTCCAGACCATTTGAGTCTGAATCACAACTTTATACAGGGTTCAGGGAAGAAAATGATGACCCCATACCCAACTCCTTCACCTGGGAAAACGGCAAGCCTGTTTTTCATGGACCTAATGGTAAAAAGGTGATTAACTACACCCTTGATATCTGGAAGGTCACTCCAAGATCTATTTATCAGAATCTCGCTCTGGAACTCATGCAGAACCCGGGCATTGACCTGGTGACAATCCAGAGCGAGGCAGGATACGGCAAAACATTTCTTGCTCTGGCCTCAGCTCTTGAACTGGTTTTAAGTAAAAAAGAATATTCCAAAATCCATATAGTTAAACCAACTCATGAAATCGGACCAAAGCTTGGTTATCTGCCTGGTGATATTTCGGAAAAAATCGCACCCTATATAAGATACATCCTCAATCTTCTGCAAAAGCTGCATGAAATAAGAAAAGCCGGGAAAATATTTCTTGATGCTGATGAATCAACACTGAAACTCAACCCTAAAAAAATAGAGATTCTGCCTCTGACTTTTGTTCGGGGCATGACCATTGAAAACTCGTTTGTAATTATTGATGAAACTCAGAACCTCTCAAGGTATGAGATCAGATCTCTGCTTTCGCGGATGGGAGAAGGGGTCAAGTGTGTCTGCCTTGGAGACACCAGGCAGGTGGACAATCCCCACCTCAATGAGTCCAATAATGGACTGAACTGGATAGTAAAAAAAATGAAGGGACTGAACAATTACGCCCACCTGGTTCTCAAAGGAGATAAATCAAGAGGGCCGATTACAGATATGGTTATCAAGTCAAGGCTGTAA
- a CDS encoding serine hydrolase, with the protein MFTRFFYLRLVIICLVCFSFLLVLFSCGGGSSGKSDESYLSYSLILDMGQEALEADQQAAISIALMSDGDMLWSQEFGYADQAAQIPVTRETRFGIGSVSKVFTAAAIVKLADQGLVVDLIARPIGRKILKPDQPNRAYDIIETKFRRDPKGNVKGWGLKVFP; encoded by the coding sequence ATGTTTACAAGGTTTTTCTATTTGCGGCTGGTGATCATCTGTCTTGTGTGCTTTTCTTTTTTACTGGTACTTTTCTCATGCGGGGGTGGTTCATCAGGGAAAAGCGATGAATCATATCTGTCATATTCTTTGATTCTGGACATGGGTCAGGAAGCTCTGGAAGCAGACCAGCAAGCAGCAATTTCCATTGCACTGATGTCTGATGGAGATATGCTATGGTCCCAAGAATTCGGTTACGCTGACCAGGCTGCCCAGATTCCGGTAACCAGAGAAACCAGATTCGGCATAGGTTCTGTGAGCAAGGTTTTTACCGCGGCAGCCATAGTGAAACTGGCTGACCAGGGTCTGGTTGTTGATTTGATTGCCAGGCCAATAGGAAGGAAAATTCTGAAACCTGATCAACCGAACAGGGCGTATGATATCATAGAAACAAAATTCAGGCGAGATCCTAAGGGCAATGTAAAAGGCTGGGGACTAAAAGTGTTCCCATAA
- a CDS encoding Na/Pi symporter, whose product MNIFRKFPAGLLLCVVFILIFFTGSISDLWASRDNRITVSGSTVLMPAVREAAGMYEVISPGVRFSFHETGSVIGQAQVASGAAHLAVSDLPIVPDYQTYPLLEINFVRLPVTFLSNQSMIRNLSTQQIKGIYNGQYHNWKEFGGPDLPIIVVLRSDFSGITRVMRDWLQGTEDPVRSVRVSTNPRALEQVASIPGALSAVGGLPANGETSILSIDGCMPGTAVSSECEYPLFYYGRIILHNQPSVEAAKFISFFLSQEVQERVLSGTSLTPVSPLIPKEIEALTAHIQQTQLISSRGLVLSGQIFAGIALFLVGVRFISSSLKKVANRRIKKLFSRWSDNLGVGALWGFLSGAVAQSSSSAAFVLTGMVAGNIMKMKSALYILSWAEIGTTLLVFLATWNLNLAILYFLSISGLLYAFDKKGKHQQILLSMFGLGLLLFGFDMIKSTAADLAQTLWVQNLMTMGTELPILLFLLGAVLRTLTQSSSTVALLAIPMAHAGILDLSQVLLTFFGAAAGSGISGIILSSNISGMSRQVALVKSMADFISSIGLVMLLQAGTVWGNNTIDMVFQFFGNTIEEKAAWGFLFVKAMPGLIMLSLTTPLKRMAEQFSPPSRVETLARLKFVQENALQDPDTALQLTARESERIVSRLPSYLQHLRTEEADTQVLGRLEELHQAAQELNSGINEIFTELFGQDMRKSDAELLIIIQNQHKIQENLETQLYELTLLLGQDLQNPELAKVQHSMIEGLHTILAVAAESAEKADPQDLRMLLNMTGDRSGLVAGMRKSYLSGSENISAHSRSTFLHMTNVYQRVVWLLHSWTESRIKVVEME is encoded by the coding sequence ATGAACATTTTCAGAAAATTCCCTGCAGGCTTGCTGCTCTGCGTGGTTTTTATCCTTATTTTTTTTACAGGCAGCATTTCTGATTTATGGGCCTCCAGGGACAACAGAATAACAGTTTCCGGATCAACTGTACTTATGCCTGCAGTACGCGAGGCAGCAGGAATGTATGAGGTCATTAGTCCTGGTGTGCGCTTCAGCTTTCATGAGACCGGATCCGTCATCGGACAGGCTCAGGTAGCTTCAGGGGCGGCTCATCTCGCTGTTTCAGACCTGCCCATTGTTCCGGATTACCAGACATACCCCCTGCTGGAAATCAACTTTGTCCGACTGCCTGTGACATTTCTATCCAACCAGTCCATGATCAGAAATTTGAGCACGCAGCAGATTAAGGGCATCTACAATGGCCAATATCATAACTGGAAGGAGTTTGGCGGGCCTGATCTGCCCATAATAGTAGTTCTGAGAAGTGATTTCTCCGGAATTACGCGGGTCATGCGGGACTGGCTTCAGGGAACCGAAGATCCGGTACGCAGTGTCAGGGTTTCAACCAACCCCAGGGCTTTGGAACAGGTTGCATCCATACCCGGAGCCCTCAGCGCTGTGGGTGGTCTGCCTGCCAATGGTGAAACCTCCATACTGTCCATTGACGGCTGCATGCCTGGGACAGCAGTATCTTCTGAATGCGAATATCCCCTTTTTTACTATGGCAGAATTATTCTTCATAATCAGCCATCCGTAGAAGCTGCAAAATTCATCTCTTTTTTCCTTTCCCAGGAAGTACAGGAAAGGGTACTGTCCGGTACTTCCCTGACTCCAGTCAGCCCCCTTATACCAAAAGAAATTGAGGCCTTAACTGCCCATATTCAACAAACACAACTCATAAGCAGCCGGGGCCTGGTCCTTTCAGGTCAGATATTTGCAGGAATTGCTCTCTTTCTGGTCGGGGTCCGCTTTATTTCATCCAGCCTCAAAAAGGTAGCCAACAGAAGAATCAAAAAGCTTTTTTCCCGCTGGTCCGACAACCTGGGCGTGGGAGCACTCTGGGGTTTTCTTTCCGGGGCTGTGGCCCAGAGCAGCTCTTCTGCTGCCTTTGTACTGACAGGCATGGTTGCCGGCAACATCATGAAGATGAAAAGCGCACTGTATATCCTGTCCTGGGCTGAAATCGGCACAACCTTGTTAGTCTTTCTGGCTACCTGGAATCTTAACCTGGCCATTTTATACTTTTTGTCCATTTCAGGACTGCTGTATGCTTTTGACAAAAAAGGAAAGCATCAGCAGATCCTTTTGTCCATGTTCGGGCTGGGTCTGCTTTTATTCGGTTTTGACATGATCAAGTCCACAGCTGCTGATCTGGCCCAGACGCTGTGGGTCCAGAACCTGATGACCATGGGAACTGAGCTGCCCATCCTTCTTTTCCTGCTTGGCGCAGTTCTAAGGACTCTTACCCAGTCATCTTCCACTGTGGCCCTGCTGGCTATTCCCATGGCTCATGCCGGGATTCTGGACCTGAGCCAGGTTCTGCTCACCTTTTTCGGTGCTGCTGCAGGTTCGGGAATTTCCGGGATAATCTTGTCCAGCAATATATCCGGCATGTCCAGACAGGTGGCCCTGGTCAAATCCATGGCGGATTTCATCAGCAGTATAGGTCTGGTTATGCTGCTTCAGGCTGGTACTGTGTGGGGCAATAATACAATTGACATGGTTTTTCAGTTTTTTGGAAATACCATCGAAGAAAAGGCTGCCTGGGGCTTTCTCTTTGTCAAGGCCATGCCCGGACTGATCATGCTGAGCCTGACCACCCCTCTAAAACGCATGGCCGAACAATTTTCCCCGCCCAGCAGAGTGGAAACCCTGGCCAGGCTGAAGTTTGTCCAGGAAAACGCTCTCCAGGATCCAGACACAGCCCTGCAGCTGACAGCGAGAGAGTCTGAACGCATAGTTTCCAGGCTGCCCTCGTATCTGCAGCATTTAAGAACAGAGGAAGCCGATACTCAGGTCCTTGGCAGATTAGAAGAGTTACACCAGGCTGCCCAGGAGCTGAACTCCGGGATAAATGAAATTTTTACTGAGCTTTTCGGACAGGACATGAGAAAAAGTGATGCTGAACTACTCATAATAATCCAGAACCAGCATAAAATTCAGGAAAATCTGGAAACTCAGCTTTATGAACTGACATTATTGCTTGGCCAGGATCTCCAAAACCCTGAACTGGCCAAGGTCCAGCATTCAATGATTGAAGGCCTGCACACCATTTTGGCTGTTGCAGCAGAGAGTGCTGAAAAAGCTGACCCACAGGATCTGCGCATGCTGTTGAATATGACTGGTGACAGAAGCGGACTTGTGGCTGGCATGAGAAAATCTTACCTGAGCGGAAGCGAAAACATCTCAGCACATTCCAGGTCAACCTTTCTGCACATGACTAATGTTTATCAGCGTGTTGTCTGGCTGCTTCACAGTTGGACCGAATCCCGGATCAAAGTTGTTGAAATGGAATGA
- a CDS encoding TraR/DksA family transcriptional regulator: MTWNQIYNYRIMLEDLLIETTTNLEMIGQKLGELSTDICPDENDQASIESEKSLLLAQAGRGGKLITEIKQALKLLENGEYGICAACGDDINPRRLLVHPTAKLCAQCQESLEQRAGNTGQYNGQYNDFNRNYA; the protein is encoded by the coding sequence ATGACGTGGAACCAGATTTATAATTACAGGATTATGCTTGAAGACCTTTTAATTGAAACAACCACAAACCTGGAAATGATCGGTCAAAAGCTCGGGGAGTTATCCACTGATATCTGCCCTGATGAAAACGATCAGGCAAGCATTGAATCTGAAAAAAGCCTGCTCCTGGCTCAGGCTGGTCGCGGCGGAAAACTGATTACAGAAATCAAACAGGCCCTCAAACTCCTGGAAAACGGCGAATACGGTATCTGCGCTGCTTGTGGAGATGACATAAATCCCCGCAGACTTCTTGTCCATCCTACAGCAAAGCTCTGCGCCCAGTGCCAGGAAAGCTTAGAGCAAAGAGCTGGGAATACCGGACAGTATAATGGGCAATACAATGATTTTAACAGAAACTATGCGTAA
- the phnC gene encoding phosphonate ABC transporter ATP-binding protein — translation MNITVKEAGKTYPDGTVALKDISFTIKPGEGVVILGSNGCGKSTLLKMMLGLESATKGSILFDDKDITKSRGRTLRRIRLKVGSVFQHFNLVGNVSVFQNVLFGIMGHKGLLGSLNLTASSETRDQACHCLNRVGLVHLMNRRTDTLSGGQQQRLAIARMLMQNPAVVFADEPVASLDPKAGRQVMELLWDVVEERKMTVVCVLHQLDLALEYAERIIGIKQGLVAFDSSPSKLEKQILETLYEGEEPEDSEEYS, via the coding sequence ATGAATATCACTGTTAAAGAGGCAGGCAAAACATATCCTGATGGAACGGTTGCCTTGAAAGATATCTCTTTTACCATAAAGCCAGGTGAAGGAGTGGTCATACTCGGTTCCAATGGCTGTGGGAAGTCAACTCTTCTTAAAATGATGCTGGGCCTTGAATCCGCCACTAAGGGCAGCATTTTATTCGACGATAAGGACATCACAAAATCCAGAGGCAGGACTTTGAGGCGTATCAGGCTGAAGGTGGGCAGTGTATTCCAGCACTTCAACCTGGTAGGAAATGTTTCAGTATTTCAGAATGTACTTTTTGGAATCATGGGTCATAAGGGACTTTTAGGAAGCCTAAACCTGACAGCAAGCTCTGAAACCAGGGATCAAGCCTGCCACTGCTTAAATAGAGTCGGACTTGTACATCTTATGAATCGCAGGACAGATACACTTTCAGGTGGACAGCAGCAGCGACTGGCCATTGCCAGAATGCTCATGCAGAATCCTGCAGTAGTCTTCGCTGATGAACCTGTGGCCAGCCTTGACCCCAAGGCCGGCCGTCAAGTCATGGAACTGCTCTGGGACGTGGTGGAGGAAAGAAAAATGACCGTTGTGTGCGTACTGCACCAACTGGACCTTGCTCTGGAATACGCTGAAAGAATTATCGGAATCAAGCAGGGCTTGGTAGCTTTTGACTCTTCTCCCAGTAAACTTGAAAAACAAATTCTGGAAACTCTTTACGAAGGTGAAGAACCTGAGGATTCTGAAGAATATTCATGA
- the phnD gene encoding phosphate/phosphite/phosphonate ABC transporter substrate-binding protein, which translates to MIGSQKSLFTNLLLIVMVMVLVAVLFTPVKSKADVSGVCPATLRFADTGIEGLEELRRAFGQFIDTMEKVLKVEVQFFPVGHRTAAVNALRFEQVDIVMAGPSEYVAIESRIPGNKPIISISRPSYASIFIAPENSGINSLQDLRGKRVAMKDVGSTTGHIIPSYMLIQEGFNLDRDVTILNIDGARFEALIAGDVHAVGTGVRDWEPFINRAGGGFKIIAQSDPMPDDVILAGPHISKECVAGLKDAMMSNADTLLEAILAPGERDKYIGATMVEVSDEDYNVVRDAYSALGITN; encoded by the coding sequence ATGATTGGAAGTCAGAAATCTTTATTTACCAACCTTTTATTGATTGTGATGGTGATGGTGCTGGTTGCTGTTTTGTTCACCCCTGTAAAAAGCAAGGCCGATGTTTCAGGCGTATGTCCGGCAACATTGAGATTTGCGGATACTGGAATTGAAGGTCTTGAAGAACTGCGCCGGGCTTTTGGTCAATTTATTGATACCATGGAAAAAGTCCTTAAGGTAGAAGTCCAGTTTTTTCCGGTAGGTCACAGAACTGCCGCTGTTAATGCTCTCAGGTTTGAGCAGGTGGACATTGTCATGGCCGGACCTTCTGAGTACGTTGCCATTGAATCAAGAATTCCTGGCAACAAGCCCATCATCAGTATTTCCAGACCCAGTTACGCCTCAATCTTTATTGCTCCTGAAAACAGTGGAATAAACAGTCTGCAGGACTTAAGGGGCAAAAGGGTTGCAATGAAAGATGTCGGTTCCACCACTGGACATATCATACCCAGCTATATGCTCATTCAGGAAGGATTTAACCTGGATCGGGATGTAACAATCCTCAATATTGATGGTGCCAGATTTGAAGCCCTTATTGCAGGTGACGTACACGCTGTGGGCACAGGTGTCAGAGACTGGGAACCTTTTATCAATAGAGCTGGGGGAGGTTTCAAAATCATTGCTCAAAGCGACCCCATGCCTGATGATGTCATTCTGGCTGGACCGCATATCAGTAAAGAATGTGTTGCCGGACTCAAAGATGCTATGATGAGTAATGCAGACACACTGCTTGAAGCAATTCTTGCTCCTGGAGAAAGGGATAAGTACATCGGTGCTACCATGGTAGAAGTAAGTGATGAAGACTACAATGTTGTCCGTGATGCATACTCTGCTCTGGGCATAACCAACTAA
- the phnE gene encoding phosphonate ABC transporter, permease protein PhnE, producing MNNNNSKSQMPSRFTNPSIFSWIVLIVFIAFFIHGMSGSNITFDRLIRGTFNLGQFLAEAFPPNFSRIEFIAQSMLETFGMAVVGVTFGIILSFPMALLCSRNTAPNMLIMSISRIVVATLRTIPDLIWALIFVVAVGLGPLAGILAIIADTIGFCARFFSERIEEVDPGPGTALTAIGASKTSVVFGAMVPECFPSFVATSLFGLEKAVRSAVVLGLVGAGGIGIELTSAMNLFRYDEALAIIIVILVVVIFVEQVASRIRLKVI from the coding sequence ATGAATAACAACAATTCAAAATCACAAATGCCCAGTAGATTTACAAACCCGTCAATTTTTTCATGGATTGTCCTGATTGTTTTTATTGCTTTTTTTATCCATGGCATGTCCGGTTCCAATATCACTTTCGACAGACTAATCCGCGGAACCTTTAATCTTGGTCAATTCCTTGCTGAGGCCTTCCCTCCAAATTTCTCCAGGATTGAATTTATTGCTCAATCCATGCTGGAAACCTTTGGCATGGCTGTTGTGGGTGTAACCTTCGGCATAATTCTTTCTTTTCCCATGGCTCTTCTTTGCTCACGAAATACGGCTCCCAATATGCTGATCATGAGTATTTCAAGAATCGTGGTAGCCACCCTTAGAACCATTCCTGACCTGATCTGGGCCTTGATTTTTGTGGTAGCAGTTGGTCTTGGACCTTTAGCTGGGATTCTGGCCATAATCGCCGACACCATTGGATTTTGCGCCAGGTTCTTTTCAGAAAGAATTGAAGAGGTTGACCCTGGACCTGGAACTGCACTGACAGCTATTGGTGCCAGCAAAACAAGTGTGGTTTTTGGAGCCATGGTCCCTGAGTGCTTTCCTTCTTTTGTGGCTACAAGCCTGTTCGGACTGGAGAAAGCTGTGAGAAGCGCCGTGGTTCTGGGGCTTGTAGGAGCAGGAGGCATTGGGATTGAACTTACTTCAGCCATGAACCTCTTTCGCTATGATGAAGCCCTGGCCATCATTATTGTCATTCTTGTGGTGGTCATCTTTGTAGAACAGGTAGCCTCAAGAATCAGGTTAAAGGTAATATAA